The Hypanus sabinus isolate sHypSab1 chromosome 2, sHypSab1.hap1, whole genome shotgun sequence DNA segment GCAAGGGTTGCCCAGGGAGTTGGCCCATCTGCTTGTGTCTATCTTGGATAGCAATCAACAATTATGTTGTCAACAGATGTTCCTTACTAATGGAAGAGTAAAAGGTTGGTAGGGAGCCTAGTCATTAGCAACAAATGGACCTTAATCATAGTGAGGTCCATTTCCAGCCACACTGAGAGTGGCACACTAGCAAAGCCAGCAGAGTCATTGACACATAGCCCAGAAATCCAGGTCCAATTCTACCCTCTGCTGCTGATCTGTGTGCAATCTTCACATTCTTATTGTAACCTTGtggattacccccccccccaccaccccgtgtaccctctggtttcctcccttgAGTCACAGACATGTGGGTTGGTCAGTTAGCTGAACTGGCCACAGAAAATTGCTGCCTATATGTAAGTATCTGGTAGAATCCGGGGGGGGGTTAATGTGAACATGTGGAGAATAACATGGGTTAATGTCGGATTAGCCTAAAGATGGCTCATTAACGGCCAGCACAGACTCAAGAGGTCAAAGAACTGTAGGACTCTCTAACTAAAATTCAACTTAAGGCTTAAAGTGGGTTCTGTGGGGATTTTACTCATTGTCGACATGTTGTAGCATATGTACATTTTAGAATGAGGTATGCAGCACGAAAAGTACAAATAGAATAAATATTCTATTTAACATGAATTCATCATGGATCCCATTTATACTGGGGCCTGCATCACCTCTTCTTACACTGAGGTCAGCCTGGGGACTAATCAAACTGAAACAAAATACCTCAATATCAGGTGATAGTGGATAGTTGATCGCTGACCATTCGCTTTATTTTGCTAAATTAACTTTCCGATTGTGGATCATGTCACTAAATTGATCATCACACACTGTAAACATCAGAACAGTGATGAAACTTAGACAAATGATCGACTGACTTTAGGTTGATACGGCAGTTGGCAACATGGCTTCAATAATTTGACCTTGTTTTATGCCTTTCTTGGTGTGAAAGATTAAAAATTCCATCCAACTAGACTGAACTTCAAACATGTCTGGTCAGTTAATTTTTTGGGCCAAAATATATAATGTATAATTTTTTTTCACTGGGGCAGGCCggcaatgtagtggttagcacaacacttcacagtacaggtgacccaggttcaattcccaccgctgcctgtaaggaatttgtacgttctccccatgaccgtatgggtttgctctgggtgctctggttttctcccacagtccaaagacatagcatttgataggttaattggtcattgaaaattgtcccaggattaggctcagattaactcagggggttgctgggcctatcccatgctgtatctcaataaataatgtaTATTTTAAGTGAGTTAAGCCACCAGATGACAGGTGCAAAAATATTcaatgaaaaataaaacacttACCCATCGTTTTTGGCTCTTTTGCAGGAACAACACAAGAAAGAACCTCCCAGGATAAGGAGAGCAGACCCAGCCCATCCAATGTAAAGGGCAGATCCCAACTCGTACCTGCAAACAAAGACATCATTTGTCTCACACATTTTCGAATGGAATTGTTTTCTGACTCATTATAATCAACTGCCCAGAATCTGATGATGTTCTAGCCACTGCATTTTAGGGTGGCTGGGGAGGCTGTGGAAGGGGTACAGAAGAGAGGGTTACCAGGATGccacctggtttagagggcaggtGCTACAAgtagaagttggacaaacttgggttgattACTCTGGAATGGCAGAACCTGAAGGGAAACCAGGTAGAAGTTTATAAGACGATGAGAATCCTCAGTAGAGTAGgcagccagtatctttttcctAGAGTCAAAATACTTAATATTAGAggacatgtatttaaggtgagagaggaggaggagatgaGTATGGAAGGTTTTTTATATAGAGGGTAGTGGGTGCCTGGATGGCATTGCTGGGTGCGATAGTGGAAGTGAATATGATAGATGTGTTTAGTGGCTCTtatataggcacatgaatgtgcagagactgGAGGAATATAGACATTGTGAAGGCAAAATATAGTTTAGTTAGGCGTTTAATTAATTCGGCACAATATCGTGAgtcgaagggcctgtgctgtgctgcatTGTCCTATGTTACTAACTTGGCTGGGCCATGACAGTCAAGGGTAAACTGTGAATCTCTGGATGATATCATTTGAGGTTCCACAGTTCATGATCCTCTGGACAATGTGAAAAGAATCAGAGATATCTAATCATTTTCAGTGCAGGGTTAAGGACACAATTAACTTCTATTTACACAATGCATTTGAGCAAGATATCTCAAAGTGCTTCTCAGGATGGTATCAGGTGGAAACTCCTCATAAGGGAGATTCAGaagagagtttggacaaagaggCAGATTTTGAGTTGTACTCTGCAGATAGCCAGATTTCCGGGATTAGGATCCAGGTGTGGAAGCTGTGAGCATGGAAAAGGGAGTTTTAGATACAGTGCATTGAGAATGGATCTAGTGACTATGGCACCAACTGCCCAACTTCACATGTGACCCAAGTTTGCACTTGGTTCAAGTGATCATGTGTATGAGGTGGAAAGataatgcattcaaatataaactttgaattaaaaaaaaacaatcttcTGAATTTTGCTGTTTGTATTCACTGTCAGAAATGTGTTAAAAATTCAAATCTAAGAAGGGACAATTTTTTAGATGGGTCTTTCCCAGGCAAGGCTACATTATGGGACAATAAATGGATGTAACACTACCAATTCTATGTGAATAGGATTAAAGCTGATAGTCACATGGATATCATTCCCAGATCAAGCTTCGAAGCAACACTGTTAGTAAAATAAGCTAGGCAGCTGCAGTAAGTGCACTTATTTTGACCTTTGGACTAGCTTTTAATCAGACACTTCAGAACCTTGCATTGACAACATTGTGTCTAGAAGCTTTGGATCAGCATTCCTCCCAAATTTCTCAGGCAGCAACTATTAGAGTGACTCTGGTATTCTCAATTACACCTCTTTGACCCTTTCCTTGGGTCCAGTCTCACCCACTTTCTTTCTTTCCATTTCATAAATTCTCTCATCTCGCCATCACCCATTATTTTCCTCATCCCTCACTTTTTCCTTCATCTGAATTTATTTGTAAACTGTTGAAACTATCATGTTTTCTGTTGTTGACATCAGTGGCCTGAAAGAGTAACTGAGATTCCCTTTTTTCAGTGCTAGCTAATCTGTGGGGTGTTTCAAGTCTATTTTGTTTCATTGAAGAATGACAAATCTAAGGTTTGCTGCTGTGAACAAAATTTACCAGTTCCCATTCCCAGTAGTCATTACTCCACAACTTACAAATAACATAAGAAAATATGAGCctgagtaggccatttggcccctcaagtttgctctgccattcaatacaaACATGGCCCAGCCTTCAACGCCTCATCTGTGCAAATTCCCATCCTCCCAATTCTAGGATCTTTCAAAAATCTAACAATCTCCTTTTTGAATATTCCCTAGCCTTCTCGGTGTTCCAGGACAGGGGATTCCAAAGATTATTCACACCCTATTCTTCCCCCCTCAGCTTAAAATGATCAACCCCTAAAATGTCTTCTTGTTTGAGATTCTTCCACCAGGGGAAATGCCTTGACACCTGCCCCGTCATGCGCCCCACCCCACCTAGGGTCTTATAAGTTCACTCCTTTAAACTCCAAATAACATATACCTAATTTACTTTGCGGCTTGCAATAGGTCAGCCCTGTCATCCATGGATTCACTCCTGAAGCAGAGCGCATCAATAGTAAATAATGTTCCCACATGGTGTCTAGGGCCAGAGCTCGTAGTTTAAGATAAGGAATATAAAGTTTATAGGGGAtcagtcatagagttatagagtcatagaccaCTGTagcttagaaacaggcccttctgcacaCCCAGTCCATACCAACCATCAATCTGCCTTGTCCTATTGACACACACCTGGTCCATAGCCCTCAACTCCtctccacgtacttatccaaacttccctttaaTGGTGCGTTCATAccctcatccaccacttctgctggcagctcactgtCCTCTAAGTGAAAaagttctccctcaggttcccctaAATATTTCACCTATGACCTCAAGTTCTAGCttcagccaacctcagtggaaaaagcctgctttcatttaccttatttatacccacataattctgtataccaCTATTAACTcttctctcattctcctatgccccAGGGAAAAAGTCCAAACCTccttaacctttccctataattcaggctcCGAAGCCTCAGTAACATTAAAatgcattttctctgtactctttcaatcttatctttcctgtaggtaggcgaCCAGAACTATATGTAACCCTCCAAATTTGAGCTCAACTATGTCTTATAGAACCCAATCCTTATACCCAGTCCTCTGATTTATGAAAACCAAtgcaccaaaagctctctttacaaaccTATTTACCTGTGACTCAGCTTTCAAGGAACTGTGAAaccgtattcccagatccttctgtccTACTACACTCAATGGCTCGCTGTTTACATGtaggtcctcccaaagtgcaacacttacacacttatctacattaaattccatctgccatttatcagcccttctttccagctggtctagatcctgCATTGATCACTTTTCTCATTGTACAGTCTTTGAAAATTTGTTAATGCAGTTTACCACATGATCATTCAGATCATTAGCATGGATgaaaaacaacaacagacccaccaCAGATCTCTGCAGCACACAGGCCTCTGTTCATACTACCACTACCACTGTCTGTCTTCTCATGTGAAGCCAATGTTGAATCTAATTTACAGTCTCAATCTGAAAGCCAAGTGACTGGACATTCTTGGCCATCCTCGCATACTGGACTTTGTCAAAGATTATGCTAAATTCCAAGTAGCCAATGGGCGCGGCATTtccttcattaactttcctggtaacttcctcaaaaaattctataagattgtgTTAGACATGACCTATAATGCACAAAGCAATGTTGATTATTTCTAATCcggccctgtctatccaaattcttatatatcctgtcccttagaatgCCTTCTGATGACTTACTCTCTACTGAAGTGAGGCTCATGTGCCTACAATTTCCCAGctattttagagcctttcttaaacaacagagcaCCATTAGCCATCCTCCAACCCTCCAGCACATCACCCATGCTAAGCATGTTTTCAATACCTCTGCCAGGTTACCCGCAAATCACCTCCCACAAGGTCTGAAGACATACATTGTCAGGCCTTGTCCATCCCAGGCAAGCCAGAATTCGTGCTGGGAAACACTCAAAACCCCCACAACTCTTCTGTGATATTTATGGTGATATTACTTTACTGGGTAAAAATTCTCCATACGTACTTAGTTCCACCGTAGATTGGGTTGTAGAACTCCATGGTGATGTTGTAGGCATACCACGAAACTGGTACTATTCCACATAGACCTGCCAACGAAGAATACTGAGTAATTACTGGACAGCAATATACCTCATGATGAATATAAGTTCTCCAAAGTGTGGGATGTGTTCTGAGAAGATTCAATAGAGTGGATACCGAGATCCTCCTATAGATGAGTCAGATGAGAGTAATGCTCACCCAGTCTACATATGCAACAAAGGCACAACAAGTGAATAAAATAACTTGCATTTACATACCACCTTTTCAAGCATTAGGATATTTCAAAGTGGTCTATGACCAATGAAGTACAGTTCTAGAAAAGGGTTAGTGTGGGAAGCATGGTTGTAGTTGTAAACAGGGCATGGGTTTCCCAAACATCAAAGTAATAGTGAGCATACTTTTACAATGTTATAGAATGTGGGCAGGTTTTAGATAGAAATACTGGGCAGAGCTCCCCTGGGTTACCTTGAAGCAGCAGCAGGCTTGGGGTGGGGTAAAGTGTACTGACAGGTCTTCTCCTACTTCTAATTCATGTCCATATGCCCacataagaaataaaagcaggagtaagccattcatCTGCCTGAGCATGGGCAAGGCATTTAAAGCCTCATTCAGTGGCATCTCTGATTCTTAATGCTCCTTCAAGCTAGTCTGAAGGAATGCAGTCGCATCGAACTCTCACCCTGAAAGGTTTGTGGTTACTGGGACAAATAGGGTACTTATGAGGGTCAATCAAATCTTGTTAGGTAAATGCATCAATAGATATGGAACAATGATGAATGATTGACATTGAAACAATCACCTTTAATGCTCTATATATTTAGATTTGAACTTATTCAAGTTTGGAGTTGGGTCACTTTTGTTTATTGAAGCCAGTTCAATTAGAGACATTTTGTTATCATTAGCCATAATAAACTTCTTTCCAAGCTCAAACTCATTCTTTCCTGTAGCTGCAGATTCATACTAGGGTACTTGACCTTATGCTACCAGACTATACATCCATAATGGGCACCCTAGGCAAGTCTAATTCTTCCCTCATCTGGTACCTGCATATACTCCATAGAAGTCTTTGAATTCTGACCAGCACTGAGAATTCCAATTTTACCCTTCATGATCCAACACCCTTTATGTGTATTGTAGAGGCCCCATGCCCCCTGTTGTAGCACCATAACCAGATTAGTGACAGGACACAACCCTTTCTGGGATTTTTGAAGAATACTACCGATACACAAGAGGATGAAATGAAGTAGGTTGGCATGGATGGAAAATTGAGGTTAAAGTCAAATCTATCATGATCAAGTCTATTCCTATTACCTATTTAAATGTTCATTGGGTTTATAGGGAAAGAAAAGCAAGAAAAACAATTCAGCCATGTGCGCCTCCTTTGCCATTCCTTGATGATGTTTTACCTCAGTGAGACCTTCCTGTATAAATCTCATATCACCTGATTCTCTTACTACTTAAAATCGATCCATCTTTCCTGACTGATGTGCATCAATGTATAAACAGAAGCACACCACAAATATATCTTAAACAATACATTTGTAAACTTGTATACTTGGCTCAGCTTGGAATTCAACGTAACCAATGGCACTTGAGTATAAAAGTTTCACCTGAAAATGGGCCATTGAAAAGGaagcagtcagcatttcaggttgaCGACTTTTGTTTTGATGGAGggtctccatttctctttcacagttgctgcctgatctgctgagtgttcttGCCAATGGTTTTTTTTATGATAGGTAGAGTAAAGTTTTGTATAATGAGGTAGGTTCACTCATCCTGAACTCTTCTGGATATGAGTGAAGCACACGTTTTGCTTGGCTGAACTTTGGTACTTCAGTTCCTCCTTACCTCACACTGTCACCTATAGTGGTTAGAGGGAAGGGGATCCAACTCCTGATGCGCTCATTGCTAACAAAAGGAACATAAAAACATGTTCTGGGCCTGCTTTCAACACATTGTAGAAATCTTAACTAAGGCTTTAACCAAGAAAAAAATTGAATTGCAGTTGATTATAATGAGGGTTGGATCTTTACAaggtttatatttatatttattgcctatttattattataatttctttctttttatatttgcatagtcTTATGTACACTGGCTGAATGACCAagtctttaattgattctgttattgttattattctattatggatttattgagtgtgcccacaagaaaatagtgacatatatgtacttagataataactttgaactttgaattaacaTCTACTGAAACACCCCATAGACTCAATATGCACTAACAATATTACTTAAGAGTATTAAGAACTGCTTTTGGTCAGAGCCTCAAAAGCCATTGTCACTCAAAGCAGAGGTGGTTAGATCTTTTGATTTGAAGGGATTGGAGGGATATCAGGCTAATGAAGGAAAGCAGCACTGATGTAGAAGGTCAACCATTGTTTTATTGAATGGCTGAGTAGGCAGGAAGAGAGGAATTGCCTATTCCTACTTCTGTTTCTTATCTCCTCATCTTCTTGGGCTGAGTGATTGATACTTGAAAATCAGCCATCCCAGGGAAGAGTAAGAAGTTGAGTTCTGTCTTTCTCTCATGCTTGGGACTTGGTTATCCTGATGATTAATAGGAACTCTTATTATCTGGAAAGAGCTACCTGAATGGACAGCCTTGGTATTACATTCAGAAAAAGAAGAAGATATGAAATTTAAAAGCAATTTATAGGGTAAGGGAGAAAAATGGCGGTCTTTAAGTTCCTCTACATATTATATTATAATTTGGATAGCCCTACAAATAAGGTAAGCAGTCATGATGAGCTAAATAGATGCATAGTTTTATGATTTTCTCACCTTTGGTGGCTAGTACTAAAAGCTGGCTGTACTTGCCTTCAATACATTCAACTCCATTAGTCAGTAGAGCCAACGAGGGAGACAAATTCTCAACAATACCAGAGACCAAAGAAAAAAATTCCCTCTTAGGTAGGtttcaagattttaaaaaaactcaGTAAAGCTACCTGTGATATAATTCCCTTTATTACAATAATAACTATTTTGCACAGGACCTGATGTGACTTGAATATTTGATGGAGTTTGCTGGTAGTTTTAACCAGGAACTGCCAATCATAAATTTAGCCTTATACTTTGAAGTAAATCGGTTTCCTGGACCATTAACCTGAGCACAAAACTTATCAGGTACCACTGCAGGATTGAAGGATTACTGCAATGTCATATGAGGTTGCTTCAAATAAATTTACTCTCTTTGTTAGACAATTCAAGGCATTATTTCAAGGAGGTGAAAGGTAGTGCATCAAACCCCAGCCAATAATATCTCCCAAATCAATGTGAACTATTTTGCATGGGCAAACATTGGCAATGCATGCTGTGGATTTACAGCCAATAATTTTCACATCTCTTTGTCTGTTCCTCCATTACTTGAGAAATATTGCTGGCCATAGGCACTTGCTTGCTATGTTGGTTGTCGATTGACTTACTAACCTGCAAGGATGTAGATAATTCCACCTGTCACTGCAATCTTCGCTTTGACTGTCTCATCCATGTTTCCAATGCTGGTGCATTTCAGGCCAAACAGTGTCAGCATTGAGGAAATAACTCCTAGAATGATGGCAATAATCATCAAAGCACGGCATGCTTGGACATACGCTGCAAAAGGAAAAGAAGGACGTTTTAGTTTCAGCATTCAACTTAGACCATTCAGCTAATGATGGGGAAGCCATTACTCCAACGAGCATGTGACAATCTGGATGATGGACTACATCTGCACTATATTGCTAACTCTAGTCTTTATGCCACTGCATGAGAATCATCTGAAGAGTTTGGATAGTAAATCAAAACAGCAGTAGATCATTTATTCCTTTAAGCATATTCATACCACTCAATACAACCATAGCTGTTCAGCTATTTTAATAACTTAATCACACTCTTAATCCCACATGGTTTTCACATTTGGAAATCCACTTGTCTCCTTCTTAAGTGTTTTCAGTAGTTTGACCTCCAGCAGCCTTGTCTATTGGGAAATTCCACATCTTCTCCTGCCTCTGATTGAAGATGTTTCTCCTAATCTCAGTTCTAAATCTTCCCTCGATAATCTGACACTGTAACCACAAGTTCCAGACACTATAGCTAAGGGAAATATTTCAAGCTCAagagaatttgcagatgctggaaatcttaagcaacacagacaaaatgctggaggaactcatcaggtcaggcagcaactatggagaggaatggacagtcgacattttgggctgagcccctccatcaggactaataaacagttgatgtttcagggtgagacagtcttggtgaagggtctcagcctgaaatctccattgtttattcccctccgtagatgttgACTGACTTTCTgacttcctctagcattttgtgtttgttgcacaGAGCACATATTTCCCCTGCATGCAATATTGAAATGCACATTTAGAATCATTTTCTGATCTGACCTTTAAGTAGCTCGAGGGCTAGTGGCCAAATCCTCAAGTTCATGGCATGGTGTGGCAGCAAGAATGATCGATGAAAGGACTGATGTTCTTGTGGTGGGAAAAGACGTGTTATGCTGAGTGGAATAGAACCTGTGCTTTGTGCATGTTGTATCTGGCTCACACTTACACGGCCTTGTTCCACCTCCTGATTAGCAGTTGTAAAAACTGGTGACAGTCTGACTGATGAGCTATATTTTCTCTCAAAGGTAATGTGGTCCAGTGGTAGAATTGAGCCCAAGAACCAAAGATGGGAATGTCTTCCTTTCTTAAGCATggtggcagcacagtagtgtaacaGGTAGAGCTGCTACTTCATAGCACCAAggtcctgggttcaatcctgacctcagacgCTATCTGTGTGGAACTTATGCCTATTTCCCAGTTCCCTTACACATCCGAATGGCATGTGGGTTGTTTGGTTGATTGGTCTCTGTAAACTtacttattgattgattgagtgacatcacagaataggcccttccggcaattcaagctgcaccacccagcaaccctccgatttaatcacaggataatttataatgaccagtcaACCTACCAACCGGCATGTCTtcagactgcaggaggaaactggagcacccggagggaacTCATGCACTCACGGGGAGAactttcaaactccttacagagagagtTGAACCCGCGTCCCCTATACTGTGCTACTGTGGTGCCCTAGAATGCAGGTTAGTGGTTAAAACctggggagggttgatgggaatgtggagagaataaaactGGGCCTTTATTGTAGGATGAGTACATATGTGTGCTTGATGGTcaatgcagactcaatgggccaaaggggctgtttccGTTATGTGTCTTTCTACAACCGTAATTACCAGATCTGGCAGATTGAGAGCAGGGTGAGATGAAGATTTCCCTTGGTAGAATCTCCTGCTTACTATAAACTCCACACATATCCTGGCATATTTCCCCTGGATACAGAATCCAGCTAAATGTTCTGATACCAAACAAAGCAGAAAAGCTGTTCTGGCTGTTGCTTTACCTACATTTTGTCTAAACTTGATATCATTTCCAGCACAGAATACATAGTTGCAAGAACAGCTAGTTATGCCTTTCTTTAATGGACCGTACCAATACTCACTAGCCTTCAAAGTGATTACTACCCTAAAGTCATACTCCAAGTTGAGCCTTGTTCAAAGGGAGCACAAGTCTAAGGATTAGTGTTAGCTAGCCCCAGCTTCTATCAATGCAGACAATGAAAGTTTACTGAATTAAATTGACTATTGCTTTACAAAGTCCACAACCTATCCTGTTACAATAGAAAGAACATCTCCATTAATACATCTGGACTTTTGAGGAGGATTCAGATACACATTTtgaaaaaagcaaaaagaaataCAGCAATCTTGGGAAAGAGTGGTTTTGGGAATGAGAATCATCCATTCATCCTTGAAAATGCTGGAACATGTGCAATAGGTCAATTTCTTTTCCCTTACTGTAAGAGTTACAGGACATTGTTCAACTAAGAGTTTCCCCATTTACAGAGCCTATAATCTG contains these protein-coding regions:
- the cldn15la gene encoding claudin 15-like a, with the translated sequence MSAAFEITGFLMGLAGWMLTGSTLANNYWKISTVYGSVITSSRLYENLWKSCAQDSTGVFNCRMFETMLGLPAYVQACRALMIIAIILGVISSMLTLFGLKCTSIGNMDETVKAKIAVTGGIIYILAGLCGIVPVSWYAYNITMEFYNPIYGGTKYELGSALYIGWAGSALLILGGSFLCCSCKRAKNDGGYKYSAAQGGQRIYTKTESAQSKAYV